GTCCCTTGCATTAACGACTTCAATGTCTGTTTCCATCTCTCTCCCTCGTGATTAGAACATCTGGGATCCACGTTCAGAGATATCGTGCGAACGGACCCGTCCGCACCGTCGTAATAGACGACGCCTTTGGTGCAAAGATCCTGTCTTCCGCATGCTATGCGAAGGGCTTCCTCCGAGGCCATCGATGCCACGACCTTCGCCGTCTGCGGATCGACCCTTCTTCTCGGAGCCGGTTGTTCGAAGGACGGTCTGGCATTCAGCCCTCTTGTACGGAAACGGTTCATGCCGCATTCCGCACAGGGACCTGCCGCGAGTACGGTCTGGATCTTCCCTCTTTTACCGTCGACCGCCGTATCCACATAAGGAATATGGTACAGGCGGGCACGGCCGTTGACGAACAATCTGGTCCTCGTGTCACCTGTACAACCGACGATCACCTCGAAGTTCCACCCTTCCAATTCACGGACGCGTCCCACATGGTATGTGAAGCCGGGACATGAAGTGGATGCCGCCATATTCTTGG
The nucleotide sequence above comes from Candidatus Methanomethylophilus alvi Mx1201. Encoded proteins:
- a CDS encoding ThiF family adenylyltransferase — protein: MGVEDPSGQDGDGIPSWYDGNRVAKARVLLVGAGSLGEETALALYGRGFRRVLMVDPGTVGRDDIGHLALVGEEDVGGFRSEVSAKNMAASTSCPGFTYHVGRVRELEGWNFEVIVGCTGDTRTRLFVNGRARLYHIPYVDTAVDGKRGKIQTVLAAGPCAECGMNRFRTRGLNARPSFEQPAPRRRVDPQTAKVVASMASEEALRIACGRQDLCTKGVVYYDGADGSVRTISLNVDPRCSNHEGERWKQTLKSLMQGTGRL